One Dama dama isolate Ldn47 chromosome 31, ASM3311817v1, whole genome shotgun sequence genomic window carries:
- the C31H3orf38 gene encoding uncharacterized protein C3orf38 homolog isoform X2 encodes MTGLSYTEMEGCRNLLSLLDNDEIMALCDTITNRLVQPEDRQDAIRAILVYSQSVEELLRRRKVHREIIFKYLATQGVIIPPATEKHNLIQHAKDYWKNQLQPKLKETPEPVKTEDIRLFEQEKEEKKAEKVDFRRLGEEFCQWFFELLNSQNPLLGPPQDEWGPQHFWHDVKLRFYYNTSEQNVIDYHGAEIVSLRLLSLVKEEYLFLSPNLDSHGLKCAASPHGLVMVGVAGTVHRGNTCLGIFEQIFGLIRCPFVENTWKIKFINLRIIGESSLAPGRLMKPAITFEPSDLEAFYNVNTLCGPVKYNSM; translated from the exons ATGACGGGGCTCAGCTACACGGAGATGGAGGGCTGTCGTAACCTGCTCAGCCTATTGGACAACGACGAGATCATGGCCCTATGCGACACTATCACCAACCGTCTGGTGCAGCCTGAGGACCGTCAAG ATGCCATTCGTGCAATATTAGTCTACAGTCAAAGTGTAGAAGAACTTTTGAGGCGAAGAAAAGTCCACCGAGAAATCATATTTAAGTATTTGGCAACACAGGGTGTTATTATACCTCCAGCTACTGAAAAACACAATCTTATTCAGCATGCAaaggattactggaaaaaccagttacAACCAAAATTGAAGGAAACACCAGAGCCAGTTAAGACAGAGGACATTAGACTCTTTGAACAG gagaaagaagaaaaaaaggccgAAAAGGTTGATTTTCGTCGATTAGGTGAAGAATTCTGTCAGTGGTTCTTTGAACTTCTGAATTCTCAGAATCCTCTTCTGGGACCACCTCAAGATGAGTGGGGGCCACAGCACTTCTGGCACGATGTCAAGCTTAGGTTTTATTACAACACATCTGAACAAAATGTGATAGACTACCATGGAGCAGAAATTGTGAGCCTTCGTCTGCTGTCACTAGTGAAAGAGGAATATCTTTTCCTCAGTCCCAACTTAGATTCCCATGGACTAAAATGTGCTGCTTCTCCCCACGGTCTCGTTATGGTTGGAGTTGCTGGGACTGTCCACCGAGGAAACACTTGTTTGGgcatttttgaacaaatttttggACTCATCCGCTGCCCTTTTGTGGAGAATACTTGGAAAATCAAATTTATCAACCTGAGAATTATAGGAGAGAGTTCCCTTGCTCCTGGAAGATTAATGAAACCGGCTATTACATTTGAACCAAGTGACCTGGAAGCCTTTTATAATGTAAACACTTTATGTGGTCCGGTGAAGTACAACTCCATGTAA
- the C31H3orf38 gene encoding uncharacterized protein C3orf38 homolog isoform X1 → MTGLSYTEMEGCRNLLSLLDNDEIMALCDTITNRLVQPEDRQDAIRAILVYSQSVEELLRRRKVHREIIFKYLATQGVIIPPATEKHNLIQHAKDYWKNQLQPKLKETPEPVKTEDIRLFEQQEKEEKKAEKVDFRRLGEEFCQWFFELLNSQNPLLGPPQDEWGPQHFWHDVKLRFYYNTSEQNVIDYHGAEIVSLRLLSLVKEEYLFLSPNLDSHGLKCAASPHGLVMVGVAGTVHRGNTCLGIFEQIFGLIRCPFVENTWKIKFINLRIIGESSLAPGRLMKPAITFEPSDLEAFYNVNTLCGPVKYNSM, encoded by the exons ATGACGGGGCTCAGCTACACGGAGATGGAGGGCTGTCGTAACCTGCTCAGCCTATTGGACAACGACGAGATCATGGCCCTATGCGACACTATCACCAACCGTCTGGTGCAGCCTGAGGACCGTCAAG ATGCCATTCGTGCAATATTAGTCTACAGTCAAAGTGTAGAAGAACTTTTGAGGCGAAGAAAAGTCCACCGAGAAATCATATTTAAGTATTTGGCAACACAGGGTGTTATTATACCTCCAGCTACTGAAAAACACAATCTTATTCAGCATGCAaaggattactggaaaaaccagttacAACCAAAATTGAAGGAAACACCAGAGCCAGTTAAGACAGAGGACATTAGACTCTTTGAACAG caggagaaagaagaaaaaaaggccgAAAAGGTTGATTTTCGTCGATTAGGTGAAGAATTCTGTCAGTGGTTCTTTGAACTTCTGAATTCTCAGAATCCTCTTCTGGGACCACCTCAAGATGAGTGGGGGCCACAGCACTTCTGGCACGATGTCAAGCTTAGGTTTTATTACAACACATCTGAACAAAATGTGATAGACTACCATGGAGCAGAAATTGTGAGCCTTCGTCTGCTGTCACTAGTGAAAGAGGAATATCTTTTCCTCAGTCCCAACTTAGATTCCCATGGACTAAAATGTGCTGCTTCTCCCCACGGTCTCGTTATGGTTGGAGTTGCTGGGACTGTCCACCGAGGAAACACTTGTTTGGgcatttttgaacaaatttttggACTCATCCGCTGCCCTTTTGTGGAGAATACTTGGAAAATCAAATTTATCAACCTGAGAATTATAGGAGAGAGTTCCCTTGCTCCTGGAAGATTAATGAAACCGGCTATTACATTTGAACCAAGTGACCTGGAAGCCTTTTATAATGTAAACACTTTATGTGGTCCGGTGAAGTACAACTCCATGTAA